In Blattabacterium cuenoti, the genomic stretch AAAATTTATTAATTAATAAAGTTATTTTTTCTCTTAACTGCATTTAATTATAAAGTTAAATAATTCTTTTTTATACTTGATTTTTCACTATCCAATCATATCCTTCCTTTTCTAATTTTTCAGCTAATTTTTTATCTCCTGATTGAACTATTTTTCCATCATATAAAATATGTATAACATAGTCTGAAAAAATATGATCTAATAATCTTTTATAGTGAGTAATAATTAAAATAGAATTTTTATCATTTCTAAAAGTGTTAATTCCTTTGGCTACTACACGTAAAGCATCTATATCTAAACCTGAATCAACTTCATCTAGAATAGATAGTAAGGGATCTAACATCATCATTTGAAATATTTCATTACGTTTTTTTTCTCCACCCGAAAATCCTTCATTCAAAAAACGATAAAAAAAATCTTTTTCAATATTTAATAAAGAAGATATTTTTTTTATTTTTAATAAAATATCTTTAGAAGACATTTTTTTTATATTTTTTGCTTCAAAAATTGAATTGATTGCTGTTTTAATAAAATTTACAATAGTAACTCCTGATATTTCTATTGGGTGTTGAAAAGAGAGAAAAATTCCCAAATGGGCTCGTTCTTCTGGTGAAAAATCTTTTAAATTTTGATTAAAAAAATAAATATTTCCTTCAGTTATTTGATATTCTTTTTTACCTGCTATGATAGACGCAAGAGTACTTTTTCCTGAACCATTAGGACCCATAATCACATGATTTTCACCTTCTTTTATTTCTAAATTAATTCCTCTGAGGACCTTTTTATTTGCTATAGACGCATGTAAATTTTCTATACTTAACATAATTTTTTTGATTATCCTACAGATCCTTCTAAAGAAATTTCCAAAAGTTTTTTTGCTTCCACTGCAAATTCCATAGGAAGTTTTTTTAATATTTCATGACTAAAGCCATGTACAATTATAGAAATTGCTTTTTCTGTATTTATTCCTCTTTGATTACAATAAAAAATCTGATCTTCTCCTATTTTTGAAGTTGTTGCTTCATGTTCAACTTTTGAATTAGAATTATACACATGAATATATGGAAAAGTATGAGCTCCACATTGATTTCCAATTAATAAAGAATCACATTGAGAAAAATTTCTAGAATGAATTGCTTGAGAAGCTATCTTAACTAATCCTCTATAATTATTTTGAGCTTTCCCAGCAGATATCCCTTTTGATATAATAACACTCTTAGTATGTTTTCCTATATGTATCATTTTAGTTCCCGTATCTGCTTGTTGAAAATTTTTTGTTAAAGCTAAAGAATAAAATTTTCCTATAGAGAAATCTCCTTTCAGAATGCAAGATGGATATTTCCAGGTAATTGAAGAACCTGTTTCAACTTGTATCCAAGATATTTTTGCTTCTTTTTCACATAAACCACGTTTTGTTACAAAATTAAAAACACCTCCTATACCCTTTTTATTTCCAGGAAACCAATTTTGAACCGTAGAATATTTAATTTCAGCTTTTTCTAAAGCTATAATTTCGACTACAGCTGCATGTAATTGATTTTCTTTTCTTTGTGGAGCTGTGCATCCTTCTAAATAACTAACATAGGAATCTCGATCAGCGATAATTAAAGTCCTTTCAAATTGTCCTGTATTATTTTCATTAATACGAAAATATGTGGATAATTCCATGGGACAACGAACCCCTTTTGGAATATAACAAAAAGAACCATCTGAAAAAACAGCTGAATTTAGAGCTGCATAAAAATTATCTTTTTTTGATACAACTGAACCTAAATATTTTTTGACAATATCTGGATATTTTTTTAAAGCATCGTTGATAGAACAAAATATAATCCCTTTATCTTTTAATTTTTTCTGAAATGTAGTAACTAAAGAAACAGAATCTAGCACTATATCTGTTGCTATACCTGAAAAAATTTTTCTTTCTTCTATAGGTATTCCTAATTTATTGAACGTTTCTATTAATTCTGGGTCTACTTCTTCCAAATTATTTAAATCTATTTTTTTTTTTGGAGCAGAATAATAACTTATTTTTTGAAAATCTGGAACCTGATATTTGATATTTGCCCATTTTGGGGTTTCCATTTTTTTCCATATATAAAAAGATTCCAACCTCCAATCTAGCATCCATTTAGGTTCTTTTTTTTTTTCTGTTATCTTACGAATAACGTCTTCATTCAAACCAATTGGAATTTTATCTGATTCTATTGGAGTATAAAATCCGTATTTATATTCAGAATTTGTAAAATTTTCCAGTATTTTATTATTTTTTTTCATTATGATGAAAAACTTTTTCCGCATCCACAAGTGTGTTTCGCTTTAGGATTATTAAAATAAAATCCTTTTCCATTTAATCCATCTGAATATTCTAATGTTGTTCCTTCTAAATAAGGAATACTATTTTGATCTATAAGTATTTTCATTTCTTTCTGTTGAAAAAGACGATCTCCTTCTTGTTTTTTTTTATCGAAAGTTAATTCATAAGACATTCCTGAACAACCTCCAGTTTTAACTCCAAATCTCACGAAAGAAACATTATGAGAAAGTCCTTCTTTTTTCATGAGAGAAATTAACTTATTTTTAGCTTTTTCAGATATAAAAATCATAATATTCACAATTTTTTAATTACACAATAAAGATAGTTTTTTTACATAATTAATTGTTCA encodes the following:
- the sufC gene encoding Fe-S cluster assembly ATPase SufC, with translation MLSIENLHASIANKKVLRGINLEIKEGENHVIMGPNGSGKSTLASIIAGKKEYQITEGNIYFFNQNLKDFSPEERAHLGIFLSFQHPIEISGVTIVNFIKTAINSIFEAKNIKKMSSKDILLKIKKISSLLNIEKDFFYRFLNEGFSGGEKKRNEIFQMMMLDPLLSILDEVDSGLDIDALRVVAKGINTFRNDKNSILIITHYKRLLDHIFSDYVIHILYDGKIVQSGDKKLAEKLEKEGYDWIVKNQV
- the sufB gene encoding Fe-S cluster assembly protein SufB, which gives rise to MKKNNKILENFTNSEYKYGFYTPIESDKIPIGLNEDVIRKITEKKKEPKWMLDWRLESFYIWKKMETPKWANIKYQVPDFQKISYYSAPKKKIDLNNLEEVDPELIETFNKLGIPIEERKIFSGIATDIVLDSVSLVTTFQKKLKDKGIIFCSINDALKKYPDIVKKYLGSVVSKKDNFYAALNSAVFSDGSFCYIPKGVRCPMELSTYFRINENNTGQFERTLIIADRDSYVSYLEGCTAPQRKENQLHAAVVEIIALEKAEIKYSTVQNWFPGNKKGIGGVFNFVTKRGLCEKEAKISWIQVETGSSITWKYPSCILKGDFSIGKFYSLALTKNFQQADTGTKMIHIGKHTKSVIISKGISAGKAQNNYRGLVKIASQAIHSRNFSQCDSLLIGNQCGAHTFPYIHVYNSNSKVEHEATTSKIGEDQIFYCNQRGINTEKAISIIVHGFSHEILKKLPMEFAVEAKKLLEISLEGSVG
- a CDS encoding HesB/IscA family protein, with the protein product MIFISEKAKNKLISLMKKEGLSHNVSFVRFGVKTGGCSGMSYELTFDKKKQEGDRLFQQKEMKILIDQNSIPYLEGTTLEYSDGLNGKGFYFNNPKAKHTCGCGKSFSS